From one Mesoplodon densirostris isolate mMesDen1 chromosome 19, mMesDen1 primary haplotype, whole genome shotgun sequence genomic stretch:
- the DACT3 gene encoding dapper homolog 3, with the protein MIRAFSFPVSPERGRLRGWLEGSLAGLCELHWLRERQEYRVQQALRLAQPGMGGAEAEDEEDADEDEDAAAARRAAAALEEQLEALPGLIWDLGQQLGDLSLESGGLEQESGRSSGFYEDPSSTGGPDSPPSTFCGDSGFSGSGSYGRLGPSEPRGIYASERPKSLGDASPSAREAVGARAAVPRSFSAPYPTAAVPEACSSAERRARAGPFLTPSPLHAVALRSPRPCSRPPPDSPDAAGSGRPLDGYISALLRRRRRRGAGQPRTSPGGADGGPRRQNSVRQRPPDASPPPGGARSAPEPPVERAVGRSASPAPLGRGWASPWESEAAPEPAAPPAAPSPPDSPAEGRLVKAQYIPGAQAATRGLPGRAARRKAPPLTRGRSVEQSPPRERPRAAGRRGRMTEASGRRGSPRARKAARSQSETSLLGRAAAVPPGPPKYPTAEREEPRPPRPRRGPAPTLAAQAAGSCRRWRSTAEIDAADGRRGRPRGPAARGPGPGPSPSAPQRRLLYGCAGSDSECSAGRLGPLGRRGPTGGVGVGYGESESSASEGESPAFSSASSDSDGSGGLVWPQQLVAATAASGPGAGAGGGAPAGPAKVFVKIKASHALKKKILRFRSGSLKVMTTV; encoded by the exons ATGATCCGGGCCTTCTCCTTCCCGGTGAGCCCCGAGAGGGGTCGGCTGCGAGGCTGGCTGGAGGGCAGCCTGGCCGGGCTCTGCGAGTTACACTGGCTCCGGGAGAGGCAGGAGTACCGCGTGCAGCAGGCGCTGCGGCTGGCCCAGCCCGGAATGGGGGGCGCCGAGGCCGAGGACGAGGAGGACGCCGACGAGGACGAAGATGCGGCGGCGGCGCGCCGGGCCGCAGCGGCCCTGGAAGAGCAGCTG GAGGCCTTGCCCGGGCTCATCTGGGACCTGGGCCAGCAGCTGGGAGACCTGAGCCTGGAGTCTGGGGGCCTGGAACAGGAGAGTGGGCGCAGCTCGG GCTTCTATGAAGACCCCAGCTCCACAGGAGGTCCGGACTCACCACCCTCGACCTTCTGTGGGGACAGTGGCTTCTCCGGATCTGGCTCCTATGGACGCCTGGGTCCCTCTGAACCCCGGGGCATCTATGCCAGCGAGAGGCCCAAGTCCCTAG GAGACGCCAGTCCCAGTGCACGCGAGGCGGTGGGCGCTCGGGCAGCCGTGCCCCGGTCCTTCTCGGCGCCCTACCCGACGGCTGCGGTCCCGGAGGCCTGCTCCTCCGCGGAGCGACGAGCCCGCGCGGGGCCCTTCCTGACGCCCAGCCCCCTGCACGCCGTGGCGTTGCGCAGCCCGCGGCCGTGCAGCCGTCCTCCCCCGGACTCGCCAGACGCCGCGGGCTCCGGGCGGCCCCTGGACGGCTACATCTCGGCGCTCTTGCGCAGGCGCCGCCGCCGGGGGGCGGGCCAGCCCCGGACCAGTCCCGGGGGCGCGGACGGGGGCCCGCGGCGCCAGAACAGCGTGCGCCAGCGGCCGCCCGACGCGTCCCCGCCCCCCGGAGGCGCGCGGTCCGCGCCGGAGCCCCCGGTGGAGCGCGCGGTGGGCCGTTCCGCCAGCCCGGCCCCCTTGGGCCGCGGCTGGGCTTCGCCATGGGAGTCGGAGGCGGCCCCCGAGCCCGCCGCACCGCCCGCTGCCCCCTCGCCCCCCGACAGCCCGGCCGAGGGTCGCCTGGTGAAGGCACAGTACATCCCAGGCGCACAGGCCGCCACCCGCGGCCTCCCCGGCCGCGCGGCGCGCCGCAAAGCGCCCCCACTGACCCGCGGCCGCAGCGTGGAGCAGTCCCCACCCCGGGAGCGTCCCCGGGCCGCGGGCCGCCGCGGACGCATGACCGAGGCTTCGGGCCGCCGGGGCTCGCCCAGGGCTCGCAAGGCCGCTCGCTCCCAGTCCGAGACCAGCCTTTTGGGCCGCGCCGCCGCGGTTCCTCCGGGCCCCCCCAAGTACCCTACAGCCGAAAGAGAAGAGCCTCGGCCGCCACGGCCCCGCCGTGGTCCAGCGCCCACTCTCGCGGCTCAGGCCGCGGGGTCCTGCCGCCGCTGGCGCTCCACGGCCGAGATCGACGCTGCCGATGGGCGCCGAGGTCGGCCCCGCGGTCCCGCCGCCCGAGGCCCGGGTCCTGGCCCATCCCCGTCAGCTCCTCAGCGCCGTTTGCTCTATGGCTGCGCGGGCAGCGACTCGGAGTGCTCGGCCGGGCGCCTGGGGCCCCTCGGACGCCGGGGCCCGACAGGCGGCGTCGGCGTCGGCTACGGGGAGAGTGAATCTAGCGCCAGCGAGGGGGAGTCGCCTGCCTTCAGCTCCGCGTCCAGCGACTCCGATGGCAGCGGTGGCCTCGTGTGGCCTCAGCAGTTGGTGGCAGCCACCGCGGCCTCCGGGCCAGGGGCTGGTGCAGGTGGAGGGGCGCCCGCGGGCCCCGCCAAAGTCTTTGTGAAGATCAAGGCTTCCCACGCGCTCAAGAAGAAGATATTGCGTTTCCGTTCGGGTTCTCTCAAGGTCATGACTACAGTGTGA